One Oncorhynchus nerka isolate Pitt River linkage group LG5, Oner_Uvic_2.0, whole genome shotgun sequence genomic window carries:
- the LOC115124536 gene encoding protocadherin-18-like isoform X1 has product MVAKMNTPRGNIVSSTALLLFLVGIMQDVSGKTLKYKVYEEQKVGTVIARLKEDVAGVLSKLPSSVSFLFRAMQRGSTPFLSVREEDGEITIGTKIDREKICEKNLNCSIEFDVITLPTEYLQLFHVEVEVLDINDNSPQFSRAIIPIEISESASVGNRIQLDSATDPDVGDNSLYSYSLTPNHFFKIDIRTRNDGAKYAELVVVKELDREVQSNYQLQLTASDNGVPPKSGSTLLKISISDSNDNSPAFDEQAYVINLMENSPLGTLLIDLNATDPDEGTNGKIVYSFSSHVSPKILETFKINPENGQITLIKKVDYESTSSYELDIQAQDLGPNSIPGLCKIVIKVVDVNDNKPEININLMTPGKEEVAYISEGAPVDTFIALVRVDDSDTGLNGDVVCRLHGHGHFRLQKTYEKNYMILTNVSLDREKRSEYSLTVIAEDRGSPSLSTVKHFTVQVLDENDNPPRFEKSRYEVFKSENNSPGAYLMTVVASDPDLGTNGQVTYTVVEALVQGSPISTYVTIDPSNGAIYALRSFDHEDVSRIAFTVQARDGGNPALSSNATVLLTVLDDNDNPPTIQSPPLRNHTADLPLWRHASAGQLVTIIKATDRDTGANGELSCSIVGGNEEGLFVMDARRCELRTNGSLEGVPKDVLEIRVEVQDRGTTRLSTGALLRLSLQENMDILPPGLPTGPSHPTLDLSLIIIISLGAVCALLLVVMVMFTTARCNREKKDPRNSYNCRVAENTYQNHPKKPSRQIHKGDITLVPTVNGTLPVRAHPRSPSASPAPERGTMGSRQSQHSRQSLNSLVTISSNHVAENFALELAHATPPVEQVSQLLSMLHQGQYQPRPSFRGNKYTRSYRYALNDMDKFSLKDSGRGDSDAGDSDYEAGRESPIDRLLGEAFTELYPPDGQHRPHPQHPHAAMRLCTEECRVLGHSDQCWMPPLPSPASSDYRSNLFIPGDDPHQARDPEQPPQSSDPTHPHAQRSNQSFSTFGKDNQEGAEEGEAEDGGEDGEDLCGTTSLLSEMSSVFQRLLPLSLDSYVQVSETQKGGASVGGVSVPMTGSLDRRRSHLPGKPSAAAHQQGVAAWAANTHFQNPGSSIGPSGHPHPQNGSYHTLKPSTKLSPQNNHKNQVVGHGQHAPTPKNSPLLTALVSPTLVVPSLAPAPIPVPVPLPGPCGKWLPAMEEIPENFEEDEFDSVLGQLGHLQGKRSDSRHELMDASELVAEINKLLQDVRQS; this is encoded by the exons ATGGTTGCCAAAATGAATACACCCAGAGGGAATATAGTATCTTCCACAGCGCTATTATTATTTTTGGTTGGAATTATGCAGGACGTTTCTGGTAAGACTTTGAAATATAAAGTTTATGAAGAGCAAAAAGTGGGCACAGTGATTGCAAGGCTAAAGGAAGACGTGGCGGGTGTTCTTTCTAAATTACCGAGTTCAGTGTCCTTTCTGTTCCGTGCTATGCAGCGGGGGAGCACTCCGTTTCTGTCGGTTCGGGAGGAGGACGGTGAAATCACCATAGGGACCAAGATTGACCGGGAGAAGATTTGTGAAAAGAACCTCAACTGTTCCATCGAATTTGACGTTATCACTCTGCCTACTGAATACCTCCAGCTCTTCCACGTCGAGGTGGAAGTCTTGGACATTAACGATAACTCGCCACAGTTCTCTCGTGCCATCATACCCATTGAGATCTCCGAGAGCGCATCTGTGGGAAACCGGATCCAGCTGGACAGCGCCACGGACCCAGACGTGGGAGATAACTCCCTTTACTCTTATTCTCTGACACCGAATCACTTTTTCAAAATCGACATTAGGACCAGAAACGATGGTGCCAAATACGCGGAGCTTGTTGTGGTGAAAGAGCTGGACAGGGAGGTGCAGTCCAACTACCAGTTGCAGCTAACGGCCTCGGACAATGGAGTCCCCCCGAAGTCCGGCTCCACTTTGCTCAAGATAAGCATCTCGGACTCTAATGACAACAGTCCGGCTTTTGACGAGCAGGCTTACGTTATTAATCTCATGGAAAACTCACCACTAGGGACTCTACTGATTGATTTAAACGCCACAGATCCGGATGAGGGCACAAACGGTAAAATAGTTTACTCTTTCAGCAGTCATGTCTCTCCCAAAATACTGGAGACGTTTAAAATTAACCCTGAAAATGGTCAAATCACTTTGATTAAAAAAGTGGACTATGAATCTACATCATCTTATGAGCTGGACATTCAGGCACAGGATCTGGGTCCCAACTCCATCCCTGGACTTTGTAAAATCGTAATCAAAGTGGTGGACGTGAACGACAACAAACCGGAGATCAACATTAACCTGATGACTCCTGGCAAGGAGGAGGTGGCCTACATCTCGGAGGGCGCGCCAGTGGACACCTTTATAGCACTGGTGCGTGTGGACGACAGTGACACGGGGCTCAACGGTGACGTGGTGTGCCGCCTGCACGGCCACGGTCACTTCCGGCTGCAGAAGACCTATGAGAAGAATTACATGATCCTGACCAACGTGTCtttggacagagagaagaggtcaGAGTACAGTCTGACAGTCATAGCTGAGGACCGTGGCTCTCCAAGCCTTTCCACAGTCAAACACTTCACTGTACAGGTGTTGGATGAAAACGATAACCCGCCTCGCTTTGAGAAGAGTCGCTACGAGGTCTTCAAGTCAGAGAACAACTCTCCAGGGGCCTACCTGATGACAGTGGTGGCGTCCGACCCTGACCTGGGCACTAACGGTCAGGTGACCTACACGGTGGTGGAAGCTCTGGTTCAGGGAAGCCCCATCTCCACCTACGTCACCATCGACCCGTCCAACGGCGCCATCTACGCTCTACGGAGCTTCGACCACGAGGACGTCAGCCGCATCGCCTTCACCGTCCAGGCCCGTGATGGAGGGAACCCCGCCCTCTCCTCCAATGCCACCGTCCTCCTGACCGTGCTCGACGATAACGACAATCCGCCCACCATCCAGTCCCCACCCCTACGGAACCACACCGCGGATCTACCTCTCTGGAGACACGCCTCCGCCGGTCAGCTGGTCACCATCATTAAGGCCACCGACCGCGACACCGGTGCCAATGGCGAGCTGAGCTGCTCCATCGTCGGGGGCAACGAGGAGGGCCTGTTTGTGATGGATGCGCGGCGATGCGAGCTGCGGACCAATGGCAGTCTGGAAGGGGTTCCCAAGGACGTGCTGGAGATCAGGGTGGAGGTGCAGGACAGGGGCACCACTCGCCTGTCCACGGGGGCCCTGCTCCGCCTTTCCCTCCAGGAGAACATGGACATCCTGCCCCCAGGCCTCCCCACGGGCCCAAGCCATCCAACACTGGACCTctccctcatcatcatcatctccctGGGGGCCGTGTGTGCCCTGCTGCTGGTGGTCATGGTGATGTTCACCACGGCACGCTGCAACAGGGAGAAGAAGGACCCACGCAACTCATACAACTGCAGGGTGGCAGAGAACACGTACCAAAACCACCCGAAGAAGCCCTCTAGGCAGATCCACAAGGGAGACATCACCCTGGTTCCCACTGTCAACGGCACCCTGCCCGTACGGGCACACCCACGCTCACCTTCTGCTTCGCCTGCCCCAGAGAGGGGCACCATGGGCAGCCGGCAGAGCCAACACAGCCGCCAGTCGCTTAACAGCCTAGTCACCATCTCCTCCAATCACGTCGCAGAGAACTTTGCTCTGGAACTGGCCCACGCCACGCCCCCTGTCGAg CAAGTCTCACAGCTTCTGTCCATGCTCCATCAGGGCCAGTACCAGCCAAGACCCAGTTTCCGTGGCAACAAATACACTAGGAGCTACAG GTATGCTCTAAATGACATGGATAAGTTTAGTCTGAAGGACAGTGGTCGTGGTGACAGCGACGCTGGGGACAGTGACTACGAGGCAGGGAGAGAGTCTCCCATCGACAGGCTCCTGGGTGAGGCCTTTACTGAGCTTTACCCCCCTGACGGCCAACACAGACCCCATCCACAGCATCCGCATGCAG cgaTGAGACTGTGCACTGAGGAGTGTCGTGTCCTGGGTCATTCTGACCAGTGCTGGATGCCTCCCTTGCCCTCCCCAGCCTCCTCTGACTACCGCAGCAACCTCTTCATCCCAGGAGATGACCCCCACCAGGCCAGAGACCCCGAGCAGCCCCCACAGTCCTCCGACCCCACCCACCCTCATGCCCAACGCAGCAACCAGAGCTTCTCCACCTTTGGGAAGGACAACCAGGAGGGGGCCGAGGAGGGAGAGGCggaagatgggggagaggatggggaggaccTCTGTGGAACCACCTCCCTGCTGTCAGAGATGAGCAgcgtgttccagaggctcctccccCTGTCGCTGGACTCCTACGTCCAGGTCAGTGAGACCCAGAAGGGAGGTGCGAGTGTGGGGGGTGTAAGTGTCCCAATGACGGGGTCACTGGACAGGAGGAGGAGTCACTTGCCAGGTAAGCCCAGTGCTGCAGCCCACCAGCAAGGTGTGGCAGCGTGGGCTGCTAACACCCATTTCCAAAACCCCGGATCTAGCATCGGGCCCTCAGGCCATCCACACCCCCAGAACGGCAGCTACCACACCCTCAAACCCAGCACCAAGCTCAGCCCCCAGAATAACCACAAGAACCAGGTCGTTGGGCACGGACAGCAcgcccccacccccaagaacagCCCTCTCCTCACTGCCCTGGTTAGCCCTACCCTGGTGGTACCCTCCCTGGCCCCTGCCCccatccctgtccctgtccccctcCCGGGGCCTTGCGGTAAGTGGCTCCCCGCCATGGAGGAGATCCCAGAGAACTTTGAGGAGGATGAGTTTGACTCGGTGCTGGGGCAGCTGGGACACCTGCAGGGGAAGAGGAGCGACAGCCGCCATGAGTTGATGGACGCCAGCGAGCTAGTGGCTGAGATCAACAAACTGTTACAGGACGTCCGGCAGAGCTAG
- the LOC115124536 gene encoding protocadherin-18-like isoform X2, with protein MVAKMNTPRGNIVSSTALLLFLVGIMQDVSGKTLKYKVYEEQKVGTVIARLKEDVAGVLSKLPSSVSFLFRAMQRGSTPFLSVREEDGEITIGTKIDREKICEKNLNCSIEFDVITLPTEYLQLFHVEVEVLDINDNSPQFSRAIIPIEISESASVGNRIQLDSATDPDVGDNSLYSYSLTPNHFFKIDIRTRNDGAKYAELVVVKELDREVQSNYQLQLTASDNGVPPKSGSTLLKISISDSNDNSPAFDEQAYVINLMENSPLGTLLIDLNATDPDEGTNGKIVYSFSSHVSPKILETFKINPENGQITLIKKVDYESTSSYELDIQAQDLGPNSIPGLCKIVIKVVDVNDNKPEININLMTPGKEEVAYISEGAPVDTFIALVRVDDSDTGLNGDVVCRLHGHGHFRLQKTYEKNYMILTNVSLDREKRSEYSLTVIAEDRGSPSLSTVKHFTVQVLDENDNPPRFEKSRYEVFKSENNSPGAYLMTVVASDPDLGTNGQVTYTVVEALVQGSPISTYVTIDPSNGAIYALRSFDHEDVSRIAFTVQARDGGNPALSSNATVLLTVLDDNDNPPTIQSPPLRNHTADLPLWRHASAGQLVTIIKATDRDTGANGELSCSIVGGNEEGLFVMDARRCELRTNGSLEGVPKDVLEIRVEVQDRGTTRLSTGALLRLSLQENMDILPPGLPTGPSHPTLDLSLIIIISLGAVCALLLVVMVMFTTARCNREKKDPRNSYNCRVAENTYQNHPKKPSRQIHKGDITLVPTVNGTLPVRAHPRSPSASPAPERGTMGSRQSQHSRQSLNSLVTISSNHVAENFALELAHATPPVEGQYQPRPSFRGNKYTRSYRYALNDMDKFSLKDSGRGDSDAGDSDYEAGRESPIDRLLGEAFTELYPPDGQHRPHPQHPHAAMRLCTEECRVLGHSDQCWMPPLPSPASSDYRSNLFIPGDDPHQARDPEQPPQSSDPTHPHAQRSNQSFSTFGKDNQEGAEEGEAEDGGEDGEDLCGTTSLLSEMSSVFQRLLPLSLDSYVQVSETQKGGASVGGVSVPMTGSLDRRRSHLPGKPSAAAHQQGVAAWAANTHFQNPGSSIGPSGHPHPQNGSYHTLKPSTKLSPQNNHKNQVVGHGQHAPTPKNSPLLTALVSPTLVVPSLAPAPIPVPVPLPGPCGKWLPAMEEIPENFEEDEFDSVLGQLGHLQGKRSDSRHELMDASELVAEINKLLQDVRQS; from the exons ATGGTTGCCAAAATGAATACACCCAGAGGGAATATAGTATCTTCCACAGCGCTATTATTATTTTTGGTTGGAATTATGCAGGACGTTTCTGGTAAGACTTTGAAATATAAAGTTTATGAAGAGCAAAAAGTGGGCACAGTGATTGCAAGGCTAAAGGAAGACGTGGCGGGTGTTCTTTCTAAATTACCGAGTTCAGTGTCCTTTCTGTTCCGTGCTATGCAGCGGGGGAGCACTCCGTTTCTGTCGGTTCGGGAGGAGGACGGTGAAATCACCATAGGGACCAAGATTGACCGGGAGAAGATTTGTGAAAAGAACCTCAACTGTTCCATCGAATTTGACGTTATCACTCTGCCTACTGAATACCTCCAGCTCTTCCACGTCGAGGTGGAAGTCTTGGACATTAACGATAACTCGCCACAGTTCTCTCGTGCCATCATACCCATTGAGATCTCCGAGAGCGCATCTGTGGGAAACCGGATCCAGCTGGACAGCGCCACGGACCCAGACGTGGGAGATAACTCCCTTTACTCTTATTCTCTGACACCGAATCACTTTTTCAAAATCGACATTAGGACCAGAAACGATGGTGCCAAATACGCGGAGCTTGTTGTGGTGAAAGAGCTGGACAGGGAGGTGCAGTCCAACTACCAGTTGCAGCTAACGGCCTCGGACAATGGAGTCCCCCCGAAGTCCGGCTCCACTTTGCTCAAGATAAGCATCTCGGACTCTAATGACAACAGTCCGGCTTTTGACGAGCAGGCTTACGTTATTAATCTCATGGAAAACTCACCACTAGGGACTCTACTGATTGATTTAAACGCCACAGATCCGGATGAGGGCACAAACGGTAAAATAGTTTACTCTTTCAGCAGTCATGTCTCTCCCAAAATACTGGAGACGTTTAAAATTAACCCTGAAAATGGTCAAATCACTTTGATTAAAAAAGTGGACTATGAATCTACATCATCTTATGAGCTGGACATTCAGGCACAGGATCTGGGTCCCAACTCCATCCCTGGACTTTGTAAAATCGTAATCAAAGTGGTGGACGTGAACGACAACAAACCGGAGATCAACATTAACCTGATGACTCCTGGCAAGGAGGAGGTGGCCTACATCTCGGAGGGCGCGCCAGTGGACACCTTTATAGCACTGGTGCGTGTGGACGACAGTGACACGGGGCTCAACGGTGACGTGGTGTGCCGCCTGCACGGCCACGGTCACTTCCGGCTGCAGAAGACCTATGAGAAGAATTACATGATCCTGACCAACGTGTCtttggacagagagaagaggtcaGAGTACAGTCTGACAGTCATAGCTGAGGACCGTGGCTCTCCAAGCCTTTCCACAGTCAAACACTTCACTGTACAGGTGTTGGATGAAAACGATAACCCGCCTCGCTTTGAGAAGAGTCGCTACGAGGTCTTCAAGTCAGAGAACAACTCTCCAGGGGCCTACCTGATGACAGTGGTGGCGTCCGACCCTGACCTGGGCACTAACGGTCAGGTGACCTACACGGTGGTGGAAGCTCTGGTTCAGGGAAGCCCCATCTCCACCTACGTCACCATCGACCCGTCCAACGGCGCCATCTACGCTCTACGGAGCTTCGACCACGAGGACGTCAGCCGCATCGCCTTCACCGTCCAGGCCCGTGATGGAGGGAACCCCGCCCTCTCCTCCAATGCCACCGTCCTCCTGACCGTGCTCGACGATAACGACAATCCGCCCACCATCCAGTCCCCACCCCTACGGAACCACACCGCGGATCTACCTCTCTGGAGACACGCCTCCGCCGGTCAGCTGGTCACCATCATTAAGGCCACCGACCGCGACACCGGTGCCAATGGCGAGCTGAGCTGCTCCATCGTCGGGGGCAACGAGGAGGGCCTGTTTGTGATGGATGCGCGGCGATGCGAGCTGCGGACCAATGGCAGTCTGGAAGGGGTTCCCAAGGACGTGCTGGAGATCAGGGTGGAGGTGCAGGACAGGGGCACCACTCGCCTGTCCACGGGGGCCCTGCTCCGCCTTTCCCTCCAGGAGAACATGGACATCCTGCCCCCAGGCCTCCCCACGGGCCCAAGCCATCCAACACTGGACCTctccctcatcatcatcatctccctGGGGGCCGTGTGTGCCCTGCTGCTGGTGGTCATGGTGATGTTCACCACGGCACGCTGCAACAGGGAGAAGAAGGACCCACGCAACTCATACAACTGCAGGGTGGCAGAGAACACGTACCAAAACCACCCGAAGAAGCCCTCTAGGCAGATCCACAAGGGAGACATCACCCTGGTTCCCACTGTCAACGGCACCCTGCCCGTACGGGCACACCCACGCTCACCTTCTGCTTCGCCTGCCCCAGAGAGGGGCACCATGGGCAGCCGGCAGAGCCAACACAGCCGCCAGTCGCTTAACAGCCTAGTCACCATCTCCTCCAATCACGTCGCAGAGAACTTTGCTCTGGAACTGGCCCACGCCACGCCCCCTGTCGAg GGCCAGTACCAGCCAAGACCCAGTTTCCGTGGCAACAAATACACTAGGAGCTACAG GTATGCTCTAAATGACATGGATAAGTTTAGTCTGAAGGACAGTGGTCGTGGTGACAGCGACGCTGGGGACAGTGACTACGAGGCAGGGAGAGAGTCTCCCATCGACAGGCTCCTGGGTGAGGCCTTTACTGAGCTTTACCCCCCTGACGGCCAACACAGACCCCATCCACAGCATCCGCATGCAG cgaTGAGACTGTGCACTGAGGAGTGTCGTGTCCTGGGTCATTCTGACCAGTGCTGGATGCCTCCCTTGCCCTCCCCAGCCTCCTCTGACTACCGCAGCAACCTCTTCATCCCAGGAGATGACCCCCACCAGGCCAGAGACCCCGAGCAGCCCCCACAGTCCTCCGACCCCACCCACCCTCATGCCCAACGCAGCAACCAGAGCTTCTCCACCTTTGGGAAGGACAACCAGGAGGGGGCCGAGGAGGGAGAGGCggaagatgggggagaggatggggaggaccTCTGTGGAACCACCTCCCTGCTGTCAGAGATGAGCAgcgtgttccagaggctcctccccCTGTCGCTGGACTCCTACGTCCAGGTCAGTGAGACCCAGAAGGGAGGTGCGAGTGTGGGGGGTGTAAGTGTCCCAATGACGGGGTCACTGGACAGGAGGAGGAGTCACTTGCCAGGTAAGCCCAGTGCTGCAGCCCACCAGCAAGGTGTGGCAGCGTGGGCTGCTAACACCCATTTCCAAAACCCCGGATCTAGCATCGGGCCCTCAGGCCATCCACACCCCCAGAACGGCAGCTACCACACCCTCAAACCCAGCACCAAGCTCAGCCCCCAGAATAACCACAAGAACCAGGTCGTTGGGCACGGACAGCAcgcccccacccccaagaacagCCCTCTCCTCACTGCCCTGGTTAGCCCTACCCTGGTGGTACCCTCCCTGGCCCCTGCCCccatccctgtccctgtccccctcCCGGGGCCTTGCGGTAAGTGGCTCCCCGCCATGGAGGAGATCCCAGAGAACTTTGAGGAGGATGAGTTTGACTCGGTGCTGGGGCAGCTGGGACACCTGCAGGGGAAGAGGAGCGACAGCCGCCATGAGTTGATGGACGCCAGCGAGCTAGTGGCTGAGATCAACAAACTGTTACAGGACGTCCGGCAGAGCTAG
- the LOC115124536 gene encoding protocadherin-18-like isoform X3, whose product MVAKMNTPRGNIVSSTALLLFLVGIMQDVSGKTLKYKVYEEQKVGTVIARLKEDVAGVLSKLPSSVSFLFRAMQRGSTPFLSVREEDGEITIGTKIDREKICEKNLNCSIEFDVITLPTEYLQLFHVEVEVLDINDNSPQFSRAIIPIEISESASVGNRIQLDSATDPDVGDNSLYSYSLTPNHFFKIDIRTRNDGAKYAELVVVKELDREVQSNYQLQLTASDNGVPPKSGSTLLKISISDSNDNSPAFDEQAYVINLMENSPLGTLLIDLNATDPDEGTNGKIVYSFSSHVSPKILETFKINPENGQITLIKKVDYESTSSYELDIQAQDLGPNSIPGLCKIVIKVVDVNDNKPEININLMTPGKEEVAYISEGAPVDTFIALVRVDDSDTGLNGDVVCRLHGHGHFRLQKTYEKNYMILTNVSLDREKRSEYSLTVIAEDRGSPSLSTVKHFTVQVLDENDNPPRFEKSRYEVFKSENNSPGAYLMTVVASDPDLGTNGQVTYTVVEALVQGSPISTYVTIDPSNGAIYALRSFDHEDVSRIAFTVQARDGGNPALSSNATVLLTVLDDNDNPPTIQSPPLRNHTADLPLWRHASAGQLVTIIKATDRDTGANGELSCSIVGGNEEGLFVMDARRCELRTNGSLEGVPKDVLEIRVEVQDRGTTRLSTGALLRLSLQENMDILPPGLPTGPSHPTLDLSLIIIISLGAVCALLLVVMVMFTTARCNREKKDPRNSYNCRVAENTYQNHPKKPSRQIHKGDITLVPTVNGTLPVRAHPRSPSASPAPERGTMGSRQSQHSRQSLNSLVTISSNHVAENFALELAHATPPVEQVSQLLSMLHQGQYQPRPSFRGNKYTRSYRYALNDMDKFSLKDSGRGDSDAGDSDYEAGRESPIDRLLAMRLCTEECRVLGHSDQCWMPPLPSPASSDYRSNLFIPGDDPHQARDPEQPPQSSDPTHPHAQRSNQSFSTFGKDNQEGAEEGEAEDGGEDGEDLCGTTSLLSEMSSVFQRLLPLSLDSYVQVSETQKGGASVGGVSVPMTGSLDRRRSHLPGKPSAAAHQQGVAAWAANTHFQNPGSSIGPSGHPHPQNGSYHTLKPSTKLSPQNNHKNQVVGHGQHAPTPKNSPLLTALVSPTLVVPSLAPAPIPVPVPLPGPCGKWLPAMEEIPENFEEDEFDSVLGQLGHLQGKRSDSRHELMDASELVAEINKLLQDVRQS is encoded by the exons ATGGTTGCCAAAATGAATACACCCAGAGGGAATATAGTATCTTCCACAGCGCTATTATTATTTTTGGTTGGAATTATGCAGGACGTTTCTGGTAAGACTTTGAAATATAAAGTTTATGAAGAGCAAAAAGTGGGCACAGTGATTGCAAGGCTAAAGGAAGACGTGGCGGGTGTTCTTTCTAAATTACCGAGTTCAGTGTCCTTTCTGTTCCGTGCTATGCAGCGGGGGAGCACTCCGTTTCTGTCGGTTCGGGAGGAGGACGGTGAAATCACCATAGGGACCAAGATTGACCGGGAGAAGATTTGTGAAAAGAACCTCAACTGTTCCATCGAATTTGACGTTATCACTCTGCCTACTGAATACCTCCAGCTCTTCCACGTCGAGGTGGAAGTCTTGGACATTAACGATAACTCGCCACAGTTCTCTCGTGCCATCATACCCATTGAGATCTCCGAGAGCGCATCTGTGGGAAACCGGATCCAGCTGGACAGCGCCACGGACCCAGACGTGGGAGATAACTCCCTTTACTCTTATTCTCTGACACCGAATCACTTTTTCAAAATCGACATTAGGACCAGAAACGATGGTGCCAAATACGCGGAGCTTGTTGTGGTGAAAGAGCTGGACAGGGAGGTGCAGTCCAACTACCAGTTGCAGCTAACGGCCTCGGACAATGGAGTCCCCCCGAAGTCCGGCTCCACTTTGCTCAAGATAAGCATCTCGGACTCTAATGACAACAGTCCGGCTTTTGACGAGCAGGCTTACGTTATTAATCTCATGGAAAACTCACCACTAGGGACTCTACTGATTGATTTAAACGCCACAGATCCGGATGAGGGCACAAACGGTAAAATAGTTTACTCTTTCAGCAGTCATGTCTCTCCCAAAATACTGGAGACGTTTAAAATTAACCCTGAAAATGGTCAAATCACTTTGATTAAAAAAGTGGACTATGAATCTACATCATCTTATGAGCTGGACATTCAGGCACAGGATCTGGGTCCCAACTCCATCCCTGGACTTTGTAAAATCGTAATCAAAGTGGTGGACGTGAACGACAACAAACCGGAGATCAACATTAACCTGATGACTCCTGGCAAGGAGGAGGTGGCCTACATCTCGGAGGGCGCGCCAGTGGACACCTTTATAGCACTGGTGCGTGTGGACGACAGTGACACGGGGCTCAACGGTGACGTGGTGTGCCGCCTGCACGGCCACGGTCACTTCCGGCTGCAGAAGACCTATGAGAAGAATTACATGATCCTGACCAACGTGTCtttggacagagagaagaggtcaGAGTACAGTCTGACAGTCATAGCTGAGGACCGTGGCTCTCCAAGCCTTTCCACAGTCAAACACTTCACTGTACAGGTGTTGGATGAAAACGATAACCCGCCTCGCTTTGAGAAGAGTCGCTACGAGGTCTTCAAGTCAGAGAACAACTCTCCAGGGGCCTACCTGATGACAGTGGTGGCGTCCGACCCTGACCTGGGCACTAACGGTCAGGTGACCTACACGGTGGTGGAAGCTCTGGTTCAGGGAAGCCCCATCTCCACCTACGTCACCATCGACCCGTCCAACGGCGCCATCTACGCTCTACGGAGCTTCGACCACGAGGACGTCAGCCGCATCGCCTTCACCGTCCAGGCCCGTGATGGAGGGAACCCCGCCCTCTCCTCCAATGCCACCGTCCTCCTGACCGTGCTCGACGATAACGACAATCCGCCCACCATCCAGTCCCCACCCCTACGGAACCACACCGCGGATCTACCTCTCTGGAGACACGCCTCCGCCGGTCAGCTGGTCACCATCATTAAGGCCACCGACCGCGACACCGGTGCCAATGGCGAGCTGAGCTGCTCCATCGTCGGGGGCAACGAGGAGGGCCTGTTTGTGATGGATGCGCGGCGATGCGAGCTGCGGACCAATGGCAGTCTGGAAGGGGTTCCCAAGGACGTGCTGGAGATCAGGGTGGAGGTGCAGGACAGGGGCACCACTCGCCTGTCCACGGGGGCCCTGCTCCGCCTTTCCCTCCAGGAGAACATGGACATCCTGCCCCCAGGCCTCCCCACGGGCCCAAGCCATCCAACACTGGACCTctccctcatcatcatcatctccctGGGGGCCGTGTGTGCCCTGCTGCTGGTGGTCATGGTGATGTTCACCACGGCACGCTGCAACAGGGAGAAGAAGGACCCACGCAACTCATACAACTGCAGGGTGGCAGAGAACACGTACCAAAACCACCCGAAGAAGCCCTCTAGGCAGATCCACAAGGGAGACATCACCCTGGTTCCCACTGTCAACGGCACCCTGCCCGTACGGGCACACCCACGCTCACCTTCTGCTTCGCCTGCCCCAGAGAGGGGCACCATGGGCAGCCGGCAGAGCCAACACAGCCGCCAGTCGCTTAACAGCCTAGTCACCATCTCCTCCAATCACGTCGCAGAGAACTTTGCTCTGGAACTGGCCCACGCCACGCCCCCTGTCGAg CAAGTCTCACAGCTTCTGTCCATGCTCCATCAGGGCCAGTACCAGCCAAGACCCAGTTTCCGTGGCAACAAATACACTAGGAGCTACAG GTATGCTCTAAATGACATGGATAAGTTTAGTCTGAAGGACAGTGGTCGTGGTGACAGCGACGCTGGGGACAGTGACTACGAGGCAGGGAGAGAGTCTCCCATCGACAGGCTCCTGG cgaTGAGACTGTGCACTGAGGAGTGTCGTGTCCTGGGTCATTCTGACCAGTGCTGGATGCCTCCCTTGCCCTCCCCAGCCTCCTCTGACTACCGCAGCAACCTCTTCATCCCAGGAGATGACCCCCACCAGGCCAGAGACCCCGAGCAGCCCCCACAGTCCTCCGACCCCACCCACCCTCATGCCCAACGCAGCAACCAGAGCTTCTCCACCTTTGGGAAGGACAACCAGGAGGGGGCCGAGGAGGGAGAGGCggaagatgggggagaggatggggaggaccTCTGTGGAACCACCTCCCTGCTGTCAGAGATGAGCAgcgtgttccagaggctcctccccCTGTCGCTGGACTCCTACGTCCAGGTCAGTGAGACCCAGAAGGGAGGTGCGAGTGTGGGGGGTGTAAGTGTCCCAATGACGGGGTCACTGGACAGGAGGAGGAGTCACTTGCCAGGTAAGCCCAGTGCTGCAGCCCACCAGCAAGGTGTGGCAGCGTGGGCTGCTAACACCCATTTCCAAAACCCCGGATCTAGCATCGGGCCCTCAGGCCATCCACACCCCCAGAACGGCAGCTACCACACCCTCAAACCCAGCACCAAGCTCAGCCCCCAGAATAACCACAAGAACCAGGTCGTTGGGCACGGACAGCAcgcccccacccccaagaacagCCCTCTCCTCACTGCCCTGGTTAGCCCTACCCTGGTGGTACCCTCCCTGGCCCCTGCCCccatccctgtccctgtccccctcCCGGGGCCTTGCGGTAAGTGGCTCCCCGCCATGGAGGAGATCCCAGAGAACTTTGAGGAGGATGAGTTTGACTCGGTGCTGGGGCAGCTGGGACACCTGCAGGGGAAGAGGAGCGACAGCCGCCATGAGTTGATGGACGCCAGCGAGCTAGTGGCTGAGATCAACAAACTGTTACAGGACGTCCGGCAGAGCTAG